CACGACGCGTTGAAGCGGCGCTGCCTCTACCACTGGTTCGACCATCCCGGCTTCGCCCGCGAACTCGCCATCGTGCGAAGGAGGTTGCCGGGTGTGACGGCCCGGCTGGCCGAGCAGGTGACCACCCTCGTGCAGGCACTGCGCGCCGAGGACCTGCTCAAGCCGCCCGGTGTGGCGGAGACGATCGACTGGGCGCAGGCCCTGGACGCGCTCGGAGCGACCGAGGTGGACGCTGAGTTGGCGGTGGCCACGCTGGGATCGGTCCTGAAGTACCGGGAGGACGCGGAGCGGGCCCGGGGGCTGGACCTGACGGCGATCCTCGCGGCGCGCGGGGCGTAAGGACATGGCGGGCGGGGACGGCCCCGGCCTTGCGGGACGCAGAACGTCCGCCATGCTCGACGCCTCCGCCGTCCTCGTCGGGTTCGCCCGCGCGCTGCGCGCGGCGGGGGTGGACGCCGGGCCCGACCGCGTGCAGGCGTTCCTCGGCGCGCTCGACGCCCTCGATCCCGGCGTGCGCGCGGACGTGTACTGGGCCGGGCGGCTCACCCTGTGCGGGAGCCGGGACGACCTGGAGCGCTACGAGCGGGTCTTCGCGGCGTACTTCGAGGCCGCGGCCGACGGCTCGACAGCGGTGCGGGCGTCTGCGGTGCCGCGGCTGCGCAGGGGCCTACGGGACGCCGAGGCCGCTCCCGGCACGGCGGCGCGGGCCGATGCCACACTTCCGGCGCCCGCGCTGGCCAGCGCCACGGAAGTGCTGCGCCACCGCGACATCGCCGGGCTGACCGGTGCCGAGCGGGAGCAGCTGCGGCGGCTGCTGGCCGCGTTCACCCTGCGCGGCGAGGCCCGGCGCACCGCGCGGCGGCATCCGGCCCGGCGCGGCAGCATCGATCCGCGGCGCACCGTACGGGAGTTGCTGCGCCGCGGCGGCGAACCGGCCCGCCCACGGCTGCACGCGCGGGCCGACCGCCCGCGCCGGGTCGTGCTGCTCGTGGACGTCAGCGGCTCCATGGCCCCGTACGCGGACGCACTGCTCCGCTTCGCCCACGCGGGCGCACGCGGCACCCGCACGGAGGTCTTCACGATCGGCACCCGGCTCACCCGGGTGACCCGGGAGCTGACACATCGCGACCCCGACACGGCCATGGCGGCTCTCGCGGCGGCCGTCCCGGACTGGAGCGGCGGGACCCGGCTGGGCGAGATGCTGCGCGGCTTCCTGGACCGCTGGGGTCAGCGCGGCATGGCGCGCGGCGCGGTCGTGGTGCTGCTCTCCGACGGCTGGGAGCGTGGCGATCCCGCCCGGCTCGCGGACCAGATGCGACGCTTGCGG
Above is a genomic segment from Streptomyces sp. R21 containing:
- a CDS encoding VWA domain-containing protein; the encoded protein is MLDASAVLVGFARALRAAGVDAGPDRVQAFLGALDALDPGVRADVYWAGRLTLCGSRDDLERYERVFAAYFEAAADGSTAVRASAVPRLRRGLRDAEAAPGTAARADATLPAPALASATEVLRHRDIAGLTGAEREQLRRLLAAFTLRGEARRTARRHPARRGSIDPRRTVRELLRRGGEPARPRLHARADRPRRVVLLVDVSGSMAPYADALLRFAHAGARGTRTEVFTIGTRLTRVTRELTHRDPDTAMAALAAAVPDWSGGTRLGEMLRGFLDRWGQRGMARGAVVVLLSDGWERGDPARLADQMRRLRRLAHRVIWANPRKARPGYAPLAAGMAAALPSVDAFVEGHSLAALERLAAVVRGADDA